The following coding sequences are from one Paenibacillus sp. FSL R5-0912 window:
- a CDS encoding UbiX family flavin prenyltransferase, whose product MNERKPKNFVVGITGASGGIYGIRLTETLLSLGYTVHLVVSNAGWRVFKEELGFTASDREGFLDGRFSSYPGSLLYHPIADIGASIASGSFRTEGMIIMPCSMGTLSAVAQGSSDNLMTRAADVMLKEGRPLVLVPRETPLHAIHLENMLKLSRMGVKLIPAMPAFYFGPVTIDDLINFMVGKVLDSFNIEHTLFRRWGE is encoded by the coding sequence ATGAACGAGCGTAAGCCTAAAAATTTCGTGGTTGGCATTACCGGCGCGAGCGGCGGGATCTACGGCATCCGGCTGACAGAAACCCTGCTCTCGCTCGGTTACACGGTGCATCTGGTGGTTAGCAATGCAGGCTGGCGCGTCTTCAAAGAAGAATTAGGCTTCACGGCCTCAGACCGGGAAGGGTTTCTGGACGGGCGGTTCAGCAGCTATCCCGGTTCTCTTCTGTATCACCCTATCGCAGATATTGGTGCTTCAATTGCCAGCGGTTCCTTCCGGACGGAAGGGATGATCATTATGCCTTGCTCGATGGGAACACTGTCTGCTGTAGCGCAGGGCAGTTCCGACAATCTGATGACGCGGGCTGCGGATGTCATGCTGAAGGAAGGGCGCCCTTTGGTGCTTGTTCCCCGGGAGACACCGCTGCACGCGATTCACCTGGAGAATATGCTGAAGCTGTCCCGGATGGGAGTCAAGCTTATCCCGGCGATGCCAGCGTTTTATTTTGGACCTGTAACAATCGATGATCTGATTAATTTCATGGTAGGCAAAGTGCTGGACAGCTTTAATATTGAACATACTTTATTTCGCAGATGGGGGGAATGA